A stretch of Eleutherodactylus coqui strain aEleCoq1 chromosome 9, aEleCoq1.hap1, whole genome shotgun sequence DNA encodes these proteins:
- the PLAG1 gene encoding zinc finger protein PLAG1 isoform X1, which translates to MATVIPGDLSEVRDTQKVPSGKRKRGETKPRKNFPCQLCDKAFNSVEKLKVHSYTHTGERPYKCTQQDCTKAFVSKYKLLRHMATHSPEKTHKCNYCEKMFHRKDHLKNHLHTHDPNKEAFKCEECGKNYNTKLGFKRHLALHAATSGDLTCKVCLQTFESTVVLLEHLKTHAGKSSSGVKEKKHQCEHCDRRFYTRKDVRRHMVVHTGRKDFLCQYCAQRFGRKDHLTRHMKKSHNQELLKVKTEPMDLLDHFTCSVPIKDELLPVMSLSSSELTSKPFTNSLQLNLYNTQIQSMQSSATTHQMVAPPLSLGMPCPIDMDPVHPSHQLSLKYPLNSTSYAVSMPDKEQPLKVEIESYLMELQSGMTPSSQESPSSSSKLGLDPQVGSLDDVADGVSLSKSSVSISEPLNASSLDFNQLFNFIPANGPPYSAPVSIGSLGMGYSQEDASSSMAQLPPQPQDPQDPSNNICFGSLHSLSAAFTSNLNTTTTLPRFHQAFQ; encoded by the exons ATGGCCACTGTCATTCCCGGTGATTTGTCAGAAGTAAGAGATACCCAGAAAGTCCCTTCAGGGAAACGTAAACGTGGTGAAACAAAACCAAGAAAAAACTTCCCTTGCCAACTGTGTGACAAGGCATTTAACAGTGTTGAAAAATTAAAAGTCCATTCAtacactcacacaggagagaggccctACAAGTGCACACAACAAGACTGCACCAAGGCCTTTGTTTCTAAATACAAATTATTAAG GCATATGGCTACACATTCTCCTGAGAAAACCCACAAGTGTAATTATTGTGAGAAAATGTTTCACCGGAAAGATCACCTAAAGAATCATCTTCATACGCATGATCCCAATAAAGAGGCATTTAAGTGTGAAGAATGTGGAAAGAACTACAATACCAAGCTGGGGTTTAAACGTCACTTGGCTTTACATGCTGCTACAAGTGGAGACCTTACATGTAAAGTGTGCCTGCAGACTTTTGAAAGCACAGTGGTGCTACTAGAGCACCTAAAGACCCATGCAGGCAAATCTTCCAGTGGTGTTAAGGAGAAAAAACACCAATGTGAGCATTGTGATCGTCGCTTTTACACTCGCAAAGACGTCCGCAGACACATGGTAGTGCACACTGGGAGAAAAGACTTCCTTTGTCAGTATTGTGCACAGAGGTTTGGGCGTAAGGATCATCTAACCCGTCATATGAAAAAAAGTCACAATCAAGAACTGCTGAAAGTGAAAACGGAACCTATGGATCTGTTGGATCATTTCACCTGCAGTGTTCCTATTAAAGATGAGCTGCTTCCCGTGATGTCCTTATCTTCCAGTGAGTTGACATCAAAGCCATTTACAAACAGTTTGCAGTTGAACCTCTATAACACGCAAATTCAGTCCATGCAGAGTTCTGCAACAACACACCAAATGGTCGCTCCACCATTGTCTTTGGGCATGCCATGCCCTATAGATATGGATCCTGTCCATCCTTCTCACCAGCTTTCGCTGAAATACCCACTCAACTCTACCTCATATGCAGTTTCAATGCCTGACAAGGAACAACCATTGAAAGTGGAGATTGAAAGTTACCTTATGGAATTGCAAAGTGGCATGACTCCCTCCTCCCAGGAGTCTCCTTCCTCTTCATCGAAGTTAGGCTTAGATCCTCAAGTAGGGTCATTAGATGACGTTGCTGATGGAGTATCCCTCTCTAAAAGTTCTGTATCGATTAGTGAACCTCTCAACGCATCTTCATTAGACTTCAATCAGCTGTTTAATTTCATACCAGCCAATGGTCCACCTTACAGTGCACCTGTATCCATTGGGAGTTTAGGAATGGGCTACTCTCAAGAGGATGCCAGTTCATCAATGGCACAACTCCCCCCACAACCACAGGATCCTCAAGACCCTAGCAATAATATATGTTTTGGTTCTTTACACTCACTATCTGCTGCTTTTACAAGCAACCTAAATACAACCACAACGTTGCCACGATTTCATCAAGCTTTTCAGTAG
- the PLAG1 gene encoding zinc finger protein PLAG1 isoform X2, producing MATHSPEKTHKCNYCEKMFHRKDHLKNHLHTHDPNKEAFKCEECGKNYNTKLGFKRHLALHAATSGDLTCKVCLQTFESTVVLLEHLKTHAGKSSSGVKEKKHQCEHCDRRFYTRKDVRRHMVVHTGRKDFLCQYCAQRFGRKDHLTRHMKKSHNQELLKVKTEPMDLLDHFTCSVPIKDELLPVMSLSSSELTSKPFTNSLQLNLYNTQIQSMQSSATTHQMVAPPLSLGMPCPIDMDPVHPSHQLSLKYPLNSTSYAVSMPDKEQPLKVEIESYLMELQSGMTPSSQESPSSSSKLGLDPQVGSLDDVADGVSLSKSSVSISEPLNASSLDFNQLFNFIPANGPPYSAPVSIGSLGMGYSQEDASSSMAQLPPQPQDPQDPSNNICFGSLHSLSAAFTSNLNTTTTLPRFHQAFQ from the coding sequence ATGGCTACACATTCTCCTGAGAAAACCCACAAGTGTAATTATTGTGAGAAAATGTTTCACCGGAAAGATCACCTAAAGAATCATCTTCATACGCATGATCCCAATAAAGAGGCATTTAAGTGTGAAGAATGTGGAAAGAACTACAATACCAAGCTGGGGTTTAAACGTCACTTGGCTTTACATGCTGCTACAAGTGGAGACCTTACATGTAAAGTGTGCCTGCAGACTTTTGAAAGCACAGTGGTGCTACTAGAGCACCTAAAGACCCATGCAGGCAAATCTTCCAGTGGTGTTAAGGAGAAAAAACACCAATGTGAGCATTGTGATCGTCGCTTTTACACTCGCAAAGACGTCCGCAGACACATGGTAGTGCACACTGGGAGAAAAGACTTCCTTTGTCAGTATTGTGCACAGAGGTTTGGGCGTAAGGATCATCTAACCCGTCATATGAAAAAAAGTCACAATCAAGAACTGCTGAAAGTGAAAACGGAACCTATGGATCTGTTGGATCATTTCACCTGCAGTGTTCCTATTAAAGATGAGCTGCTTCCCGTGATGTCCTTATCTTCCAGTGAGTTGACATCAAAGCCATTTACAAACAGTTTGCAGTTGAACCTCTATAACACGCAAATTCAGTCCATGCAGAGTTCTGCAACAACACACCAAATGGTCGCTCCACCATTGTCTTTGGGCATGCCATGCCCTATAGATATGGATCCTGTCCATCCTTCTCACCAGCTTTCGCTGAAATACCCACTCAACTCTACCTCATATGCAGTTTCAATGCCTGACAAGGAACAACCATTGAAAGTGGAGATTGAAAGTTACCTTATGGAATTGCAAAGTGGCATGACTCCCTCCTCCCAGGAGTCTCCTTCCTCTTCATCGAAGTTAGGCTTAGATCCTCAAGTAGGGTCATTAGATGACGTTGCTGATGGAGTATCCCTCTCTAAAAGTTCTGTATCGATTAGTGAACCTCTCAACGCATCTTCATTAGACTTCAATCAGCTGTTTAATTTCATACCAGCCAATGGTCCACCTTACAGTGCACCTGTATCCATTGGGAGTTTAGGAATGGGCTACTCTCAAGAGGATGCCAGTTCATCAATGGCACAACTCCCCCCACAACCACAGGATCCTCAAGACCCTAGCAATAATATATGTTTTGGTTCTTTACACTCACTATCTGCTGCTTTTACAAGCAACCTAAATACAACCACAACGTTGCCACGATTTCATCAAGCTTTTCAGTAG